From the genome of Alosa sapidissima isolate fAloSap1 chromosome 14, fAloSap1.pri, whole genome shotgun sequence, one region includes:
- the ppid gene encoding peptidyl-prolyl cis-trans isomerase D — protein sequence MSNPSPVNKPSNPDNPRVFFDVDIGGERVGRVVFEVFADVVPKTAENFRALCTGEKGTGQSTGKPLHFKGCPFHRIIKKFMIQGGDFSNQNGTGGESIYGEKFEDENFHYQHDKPALLSMANAGPNTNGSQFFITAVATPHLDGKHVVFGQVLKGMGVVKMLEGMDTVEDAPVKPCVIAECGEHKAGDDWGVPPNDGSGDAHPDFPEDSDVDFKDVDKVLVVAEDVKNIGNNFFKNQNWQSAMGKYFKALRYLEVCGEAMEDESAQKKLRPTALSCMLNTAACQLKLQLWQDAIDNCNEVLEMDETNTKALFRRAQAWQGLKEFNNAMTDLKKAQEIAPNDKAIANEMQRVKQRVKEEKDKEKKMFAKMFA from the exons ATGTCAAACCCATCACCCGTTAACAAGCCTTCGAACCCAGACAACCCTCGGGTTTTCTTTGATGTAGATATCGGTGGTGAAAGAG TTGGTAGAGTCGTGTTCGAGGTCTTCGCCGACGTCGTTCCGAAGACTGCCGAGAATTTCCGTGCGCTCTGTACTGGCGAAAAGGGCACTGGTCAAAGCACAGGGAAGCCTCTGCATTTCAAAGGATGCCCGTTTCACCGGA TCATTAAGAAGTTTATGATCCAGGGTGGAGACTTCTCCAACCAGAACGGGACTGGCGGGGAAAGCATCTATGGAGAGAAGTTCGAGGATGAAAATTTCCATTATCAG CATGACAAGCCCGCGCTCCTCAGCATGGCTAACGCTGGTCCCAACACCAACGGCTCTCAGTTCTTCATCACAGCGGTTGCCACGCCGCACCTGGACGGGAAGCATGTGGTGTTCGGCCAGGTGTTGAAGGGCATGGGGGTGGTAAAGATGCTGGAGGGAATGGACACCGTAGAGGATGCACCTGTCAAG CCCTGCGTTATTGCGGAGTGTGGGGAGCACAAAGCGGGGGATGACTGGGGAGTCCCTCCTAACGACGGGTCAGGGGATGCCCACCCAGACTTTCCAGAAGATTCCGATGTGGACTTTAAAGAT GTTGACAAAGTCCTTGTGGTGGCTGAAGACGTGAAAAACATCGGAAACAACTTCTTCAAAAACCAGAACTGGCAGTCTGCCATGGGGAAGTACTTCAAAGCTCTCAG GTACTTGGAGGTGTGTGGTGAGGCGATGGAGGACGAGAGCGCCCAGAAGAAGCTGAGGCCCACAGCCCTGAGCTGCATGCTCAACACCGCGGCTTGCCAGCTCAAGCTGCAGCTGTGGCAGGATGCCATAGACAACTGCAATGAG GTTCTGGAGATGGATGAGACCAACACTAAAGCTCTGTTCAGGAGGGCGCAAGCCTGGCAGGGCCTGAAGGAGTTTAACAACGccatg actgatctgaaaaaagcacaggAAATTGCTCCCAATGACAAAG CCATCGCCAACGAGATGCAGCGCGTCAAGCagagagtgaaggaggagaaggacaaAGAGAAGAAGATGTTCGCCAAGATGTTCGCATGA